One Sediminicola sp. YIK13 DNA segment encodes these proteins:
- the radC gene encoding RadC family protein yields the protein MQEKSTYFSIKHWSNDDKPREKLVHKGKSVLSDAELIAILIGTGGRNESAVELAKRILASANNNLNELGKLSIKQLMQFKGIGEAKAVTIAAALEIGRRRRGEAAQKITKITSSNSVFELLQPMMGELPHEEFWIVYLNNANKVMLSALLSKGGITGTLVDVRLVLKQALELGAVGLILAHNHPSGTLRPSEADKQVTSKLKLAAEALDIKVLDHVIITQQDYFSFADNAML from the coding sequence ATGCAAGAAAAATCGACTTATTTCTCTATTAAGCATTGGTCCAATGATGACAAACCTAGAGAAAAATTGGTGCATAAGGGTAAATCCGTTCTTTCAGATGCTGAACTGATTGCAATTTTGATAGGAACAGGTGGAAGAAATGAAAGTGCTGTAGAACTTGCAAAAAGGATATTGGCATCGGCCAACAATAACCTGAACGAACTGGGAAAACTTTCCATAAAACAGTTAATGCAGTTTAAGGGGATTGGGGAAGCCAAAGCTGTAACCATAGCAGCAGCCCTTGAAATAGGTAGGAGAAGAAGAGGGGAAGCAGCACAGAAGATTACTAAGATAACAAGTAGTAATAGCGTGTTCGAACTGTTGCAACCAATGATGGGGGAACTTCCCCATGAGGAGTTTTGGATTGTATACCTGAACAATGCAAATAAAGTGATGCTCTCCGCTCTTTTGAGCAAAGGAGGGATCACTGGTACTTTGGTGGATGTGCGCTTAGTGCTGAAACAGGCACTGGAACTGGGTGCAGTGGGTCTGATATTGGCACATAATCATCCATCGGGCACGTTAAGACCAAGTGAAGCTGATAAGCAGGTGACCAGTAAACTAAAATTAGCTGCGGAGGCTTTGGATATAAAAGTTTTGGATCATGTGATCATTACCCAGCAAGATTATTTTAGCTTTGCGGATAACGCCATGCTATAA
- a CDS encoding UDP-N-acetylmuramate--L-alanine ligase, translating to MHIHFIAIGGSAMHNLALALHHKGYVITGSDDVIFEPSKGRLEAKGLLPKAFGWYPENIHQGLDAVILGMHAKPNNPELLKAQDMGLKIYSYPEFLYEQSKHKTRVVIGGSHGKTTITSMILHVLDYHDRQVDYMVGAQLEGFDRMVHLTEENDFIVLEGDEYLSSPIDRRPKFHLYKPNIALLSGIAWDHINVFPTYENYVEQFQIFVDSIVKGGSITYNIEDSEVKRVVEASENSIRKLPYETPAYTVENGETLLETEEGPMPIGVFGKHNLSNLAGAKWICQNMGIDEADFYEAIATFKGASKRLEKIGEGRSSIAYKDFAHSPSKVAATTRAVKEQYKDKKLLACLELHTYSSLNAEFLKEYKGALEFADEAVVFYSPESVKIKQLEEVTKDQIAAAFERTDLKIYTDALSFKEFLFRQNFDDSVLLLMSSGNYGGLDFDEVKGLMDN from the coding sequence ATGCACATTCATTTTATAGCAATTGGCGGAAGTGCCATGCACAATCTGGCGCTGGCCCTACACCATAAAGGCTATGTCATTACCGGGAGCGATGACGTAATATTTGAACCTTCCAAAGGGAGGTTGGAAGCCAAAGGTCTCTTGCCCAAAGCTTTTGGTTGGTATCCTGAGAATATCCACCAAGGATTGGATGCCGTTATTTTGGGAATGCACGCCAAACCAAATAATCCCGAATTGCTAAAGGCCCAAGATATGGGTTTGAAGATCTATTCCTATCCTGAATTTTTATATGAGCAATCCAAGCATAAAACTAGGGTAGTCATAGGTGGCAGCCATGGCAAAACAACCATTACCTCCATGATTCTACACGTTTTGGATTATCACGATAGGCAAGTTGATTATATGGTGGGCGCTCAATTGGAGGGCTTTGACCGAATGGTGCATTTAACAGAAGAAAATGATTTTATAGTTTTGGAAGGGGATGAGTATTTGTCTTCTCCCATAGATAGAAGACCCAAGTTCCATTTGTACAAGCCCAATATTGCTTTACTAAGTGGAATTGCATGGGACCATATCAATGTATTCCCTACCTATGAGAACTACGTGGAGCAGTTTCAGATATTCGTGGACAGTATCGTCAAAGGAGGAAGCATCACCTATAACATAGAAGATTCCGAGGTAAAGAGAGTAGTGGAAGCTTCTGAGAACTCCATTCGGAAATTGCCCTATGAAACACCTGCTTATACTGTGGAAAATGGTGAGACCCTATTGGAGACCGAAGAGGGGCCAATGCCTATAGGGGTATTTGGAAAGCACAACCTTAGCAATTTGGCAGGAGCCAAGTGGATATGTCAAAATATGGGGATTGATGAGGCCGACTTTTATGAGGCAATAGCCACCTTTAAAGGCGCCTCCAAACGGTTGGAAAAAATAGGGGAAGGAAGAAGTAGCATAGCGTACAAGGATTTTGCCCATTCGCCAAGTAAGGTAGCGGCAACAACAAGGGCTGTCAAGGAGCAGTATAAAGACAAAAAGCTCTTGGCTTGTCTGGAACTGCATACATATAGCAGTTTGAATGCGGAATTTTTAAAGGAATATAAAGGGGCACTGGAGTTTGCTGACGAGGCCGTGGTTTTTTATTCTCCTGAATCTGTTAAGATCAAACAACTGGAGGAAGTGACCAAGGACCAAATAGCAGCGGCATTTGAAAGAACCGATCTTAAAATTTATACCGATGCACTTTCTTTCAAAGAATTCCTGTTCCGACAAAATTTTGATGATTCCGTACTCCTACTTATGAGTTCCGGGAATTATGGGGGATTGGATTTCGATGAGGTAAAAGGCCTTATGGACAATTGA
- a CDS encoding cupin domain-containing protein has product MHIKLKDVAPKEIMPGYHGKLVHTQNMSIAFWEVEKGAEVPEHSHMNEQVMQVLEGSFEFTLDGKTQVYGPGDLVIIAPHIPHSGKALTECKLIDTFSPTREEYK; this is encoded by the coding sequence ATGCATATTAAATTAAAAGATGTAGCTCCAAAAGAAATAATGCCGGGATATCACGGAAAACTGGTTCATACACAAAACATGAGCATAGCCTTTTGGGAGGTTGAAAAAGGGGCAGAGGTTCCTGAACACTCCCATATGAATGAACAGGTAATGCAGGTATTGGAAGGTAGCTTTGAATTTACTTTAGACGGCAAGACCCAGGTTTATGGGCCAGGGGATCTAGTGATCATTGCCCCTCATATACCCCATAGTGGCAAGGCCCTTACCGAATGTAAGTTGATCGATACTTTTAGCCCAACAAGAGAAGAATACAAATAA
- a CDS encoding SDR family oxidoreductase — MKISLIGKKALVGGSSQGIGKAIGQQLAASGASVTLMARSGDKLKDIISHLPTDHGQYHQYLEVDFTDFNSYKETIEKYFKNNTVDILVNNTQGPASGGAMEKKVEDYQTAFDLLFKTVVYTSELALKGMIDNKYGRIINISSVSVKEPLSYLVLSNSIRAAVTTWAKTLAADVGQYGITVNSTLTGYFDTKRLKNLNSAKAKSFGIPLEEVNQQMLKNVPIGRFGDPKEYGYLVAFLASEQGSFITGTNIPIDGGMLKSL; from the coding sequence ATGAAGATATCTTTAATTGGAAAGAAGGCTTTGGTTGGCGGCAGCAGCCAAGGCATAGGTAAGGCCATAGGCCAGCAACTTGCTGCTAGTGGTGCGAGTGTTACGCTAATGGCGCGAAGTGGGGATAAATTGAAAGATATCATTTCCCATTTGCCAACGGACCACGGGCAATACCATCAATACCTGGAGGTTGACTTTACCGACTTCAATTCCTACAAGGAAACTATTGAGAAATATTTTAAGAATAATACCGTGGATATCCTTGTAAACAATACGCAAGGTCCCGCCTCGGGAGGGGCCATGGAAAAAAAAGTTGAAGATTACCAAACTGCTTTTGATTTGTTGTTCAAAACAGTGGTCTATACCTCGGAACTTGCTTTAAAGGGAATGATAGACAATAAATATGGACGGATCATCAATATCTCCTCCGTTTCTGTAAAAGAGCCTTTATCCTACCTGGTTCTGAGCAATTCTATAAGGGCTGCAGTGACCACGTGGGCCAAAACACTGGCTGCTGATGTTGGCCAATATGGTATCACTGTCAATAGTACCCTTACAGGTTATTTTGATACTAAAAGACTAAAAAATCTTAATAGTGCCAAAGCGAAGTCGTTTGGAATTCCCTTGGAAGAGGTGAACCAACAAATGCTCAAAAATGTTCCCATAGGCAGATTTGGGGATCCGAAGGAGTATGGATATCTGGTAGCCTTTTTAGCTTCTGAACAAGGATCGTTTATAACAGGAACCAATATCCCCATTGATGGAGGAATGTTAAAATCACTCTAG